CCATCTGTCGTACCACCACCAAAAACTTCGACAATTTTACCTGAGTTTGCATTGGTTATCATATAATTCGTGGTTGCAGTGTTAAAAGTAATATTGGACGTGTTCCCACCTATATCAATTCCCCCCTGGGAAGGGTCAGTGATCAGGTTACCGTTCATCTTTAGATTAGTGATGTTTACATTGGAAACTTTGCTCGTGCTGTCGTAACCTTGAATGATGGAACGAAAGTTGTTAGTGTTCTCAAATGTAACACGGGTCAATTCTACATTGCTGATGGGGCCAACCTGTGTGCCATATTTCGCTGTCCAAATGAGGAGTGGAGCCGTCCTATATTGCCCGTTAGGTCCATTATTGAAGATCTTTTCTGTACGGATGTCGATAAAATGAATATCATTCCATACACCATTCCCTTCGTCATGACTCAAACTGATGCCCCGATAAGCTAGAATTACATCAATATTGATAAACCAAAGATCGGTCAACGATCCTTGTCCTGCAACTCCTGCCTTGGTACCCGCAGATTCCGTATAAGCAACTGAATTTTTATAAACAACATCCGTCATTGGTTCCTCAGTCGACGATTTCGCATCGAATACGTCATCGCCTGTATAGGCGAAGCATTGATCCACAACAGCGTGGGATGTATTGACGAGATCGAAGCCATCCCCATGAACCCAGTGAACATTATTTAAAATTTTTACATTGGTGATTTTAACATTCGTTGATTCCTCAATATTAATGTTCCAGGTTGTTCCATCCCTTAATGTGACTCCCTCAATGGTCAGATTATTCGGCTTTGTTCCCGCAGAATTTTTATAAGAACGAATGATATTCTCCCGGTTCGGCCCGAAATCATTTGTTGTAAGCGGAGTACCATTGGAGTCAATCATCCCTCTTCCTTTGATAGCTACATTAGATGCCCCTACGATACGTATATTAGACTGTTTAAATTTAGTGTCCGTAAAATCATAATCGCTTAATGTCGTTGATCCGCGAAGAACAGCTCCAGCGGCTAAATATAGCGTGACATTACTCTTCAGCTCAAACTGAGAAATCTTATAAACACCAGCAGGAAAATATACAGTGCCGCCGCCAGAGCGAGCGTTGGCATCATTGATGGCTTGTTGGATTTTGGAAGTCATCAGATTGCTGCCTGTATTGTCCACACCAGAATAATCCATGATGCTCTTCACGCTGTTCCCATTAGGGACGGGTGCCCCTATTTCTACAGGATCAGCCATAATAACCAGGTTCTCCAAATCATTGATCTTGATGACTAAGTACCTTGAACCGGCTTGAGGAAGTGAGAAGGTTAGACTATTGCCGCTAACAGTAGCCTCTATACCATAACTGTGAGGGCTGATATTGTAGGAAGTAATCGCTTCATTGGCAGTCACTTTGAATGTAGCCGTACCAGAATAAGACAACTGGGCAAATGAATAATCAAAATGCTTGACAACTTTGACAGTAGTCGAATCTACAAGCAAAGAATATGCCGTACTTGTAGCGAAGTAGGAAGGAGTAGGGTAAGTCAATACGGACGCAGCGGATGCAGGTGTGACCATCTGGATAGAGAAACTGAACATAAGGGTAATAACAACGATCATTTTCGTCAACATATTTCCGATACCCGTTTTCACTTTTCCTCCATGCATATTTACTTTCCCTCCTAATAAATGAAATATAACGCTTTCATTTTATTGTATAAATCCATTATGAAAAATGAATTGAATTCGTTTCTTTTATGTATTTTATTCGTTTTTATGCCCAACCTGATTACATATCAAAGAGGCAGATGATCGCTCATCCGCCCCTTTGATAGCTTGCAACTCTTAATCTTTACTAATTTACCCCCGACTTAGCAACGCCTTCGCGTTATTCAGAAAAATATCTTGTTTTAATGCGTCCGATAATTGTGTGGTATTCTCTAATTCTCTGCCTAGTAACGTAACCAAACCATCAGGCGTATACGGGCAATCAGATGCATAAACAATCTTTTTAGGATCAGAAAGCTCAAGTAATATGGGTAATTGTCTAGGCAGTACCATGCCAGCTACGTCAAAGTAATGATTCTTCATCACTTGTTTAATGTCCATATCCGCAGGGTCAACATCGGGATTCAATGCCGGCAATGCTGCTTGAACCCGGTCGGCAATAATAGGTAGCGTTGCACCGGCATGAGGAATAATAAAAGTAATATCGGGATAACGTTTAAAAATACCGTTCTCCAGCATATTCAATATGGTGCGCGTGGTATCGAAAAAGAATTCCATTAACGGCGATGGTAGCATTTTGTTAAGTCCCTTATCAAGGGTATGAGGCTCATTTGGATGTATAGTAACGATAGCCTTGTACTGATTTAATTCCTCCATTACAGGGTCCAGCTCAGGGCTTCCGAGGTAAGTTCCGTTCGCGTTCGTAGCTAAAGTAAAACCAGTTGCCCGTTGTTCATTCATGGCTTTTCGAATTGCACGAATGCTCTCCTCAATATGTGGAATTGGTAAACTCGCGAAGAAACCGTATTTCTCAGGATACTGTTTGACTAAGCCTGCTCCATATTCGTTTACCTCTTCTGCAAGCTCTAGCGTTTCGTTTTTATCGCCATGATTGATATTGGGGGAGGAAATCGACGGCACTGCATATTGGATATTCATAAGGTCCATCAGTTCAAGATTTTCCGATACATCCCAACGGGGCGTTTTTACTCCATCGCCAAAGTCATTATATCGTTCCTTCAGGAAGCGTTGATAGCCCGGGGACAAGTAGTGAGTGTGAAGATCGATTTTGGGATAGAATAGTTTATCTTGAGTAGTCATACTGCACCATCTTTCATTAGTCTTGTTTGTAGGGAATGTTGCTTAGCAGGAGCTAAAGCCTAAGTAACTTTTCTGCATTTCCATGAGCTATTTTTTCTTTATCTGCATTACTTATTGGCGCGTTCTCAAGAAAGACTCTCGCCCCTTCATTGCCAACGAATGGATAATCCACAGAGTACATGATACGGTCTGCACCCATCACCTGATGAGTCAGCATAAAGGATGGAAGGCTGAACATACCACTTGGGGTTACATACACATGATTTAAAAAGTAGTCGGAAACCTCTCTCTGGAGATTTTTCACTACCGGATTAAAAACGTCATTAACACGTTCTAAAAAGAAGGGGATCATTTCTCCCCAATGTCCAAGGATGATTTGTAGCTGAGGATATTTATCGAAGACTCCAGCCAGAATCAAACGCAATAAATGAATGCCGGTTTCATTGTGCCAACCCCAAGCCGCAGTTGCAAAACGCGCGCTAACTATTGAATCAAGTCCACTGTAATAAATATCTTGAACAGACTTTGGTGGTATGGTCGGATGCAAGTAAATGGGTACATTCATTGCAGCTGCAGCTTCTAATATCGGACTAAACCTTGAATCATCAAGAAACAGATCATGAGTGCGTCCATTGATGATGGCTCCTTTAAAGCCAAGTTTATTCACTGCTCGCTCTAGTTCTGCGGCTGCTGCCTCTGGATTCGAAGTAGGCAATGAGGCGAATCCGGCAAAGCGGTCCGGGTGAGCGCTAATAGCTGTTGCCAATCGGTCATTGGCTTCTCTTACTAGAGGTACAGCCTCTTCTGCCGAAAGGAACTGCATCCCATGCCCATTCATGGAAAGTACCTGGATGTCGATCCCATTAGCATCCATACTGGCCAAACGTTCTTCTCCTAAATCCATTAGCTTTGATGGTGCCGGAGAAGCTGAATCTCCTTGACTAAAGGCATCACGGAAACTTGGGTTTAAATTGTTCACGGCTTCCGCTGAGGCGGCAGCCACCGAAGTGTCCATATAATGCTCTTCAATTGTAATGATCTTCATATTTCCCCTTCCTTCTGTGTGTATAGGTAAGTAATAGTTGTACTCCTACACATTGCTTGCAAGTTTCAAATTATATTCGCTATAATATGAGATGTTCCCAGGTTCAAATCGAGGATAAATTTAATCATTAAATAAAGGGCGGATAATCGCTTATCAGCCCCTTTTTACATATTCTTCAATTCTCCTTAATGCTCTACCTCAGATTCCCTAAGACAGCTTGTTATCTAATTCACGGTTTCTTACATTAAACAAATAGTTCTTTTAACGTTTGAGAGAATTCCTGCGGCTTTTGGGCATAGCCTAAATGAGCGCCAGCGATGGAGTGAATCGGTAAGCCAAGCTTCTCGGATAAGTCTTTGACTACATCTTGAGGGAAGGAGCCGACGGAATCTGTTCCATTAAATAAGATAATTTTAGCTTTCTTATCGGCCAGCTTGTTGATATCGATTTTACGGCTGGTGTATTGGCGAATTTCATATTTGAACCAATCGGCCATTCCTTTAACAACAGGATTATCAGCATTTTCAATCGAAACTGCCGGCTTAGCCATCATTTGAGTATCCATTGGAACGGTATTCATAGCTTCAGCAAATAGTTTCATGGCTGCCGCCATTCCCTCTGTCCGGGAAGTTTCAACTATATTATCATTCACTGCTGCCCAGTCTGCGGAATCAGTCAGGAATGTGTTGATTGGCGGTTCATGGAAAGCAACTTTTTTAACAATATCAGGATGGTCCTGCAAGGTTTCCATTGCAACAATTGCGCCTGAACTGCTGCCCAAAATATATATAGGTTCATCACTTAAATGTTTTGCCAAAGCAGCTACGTCATTAGCGTCGGTTTCAAGACGGTACGTGCTGTGTGGATTCTGGGCATCTAACGGCAATGCTACCGTTAATTCACTCTGTCCATAACCGCGGCGGTCATACATTACAACAGTGTATCGGTCCTGTAGAAATTTGGCGGCGCCAGCATAGATATTCCCAGTACCATTAGCTCCTGGAATGAAGACAATAACAGGACCTTGACCAACTGTTTCATAATATAAATTGGCACCATTCTCTTCTAAATAACTCATGGTAAATCGCTCCTTTAAAAATATTTGAAAAAACTATTGCTAACTCATGATATGAACTATAAACTCATGATATGAGTTAGTCAAGTCATTAAATTAAAAAAAGGATGGAATTATGACAAAGAAAATTAGTTTAACAAGAGAGCTTGTGCTTGAACAAGGTTTGAAAATCAGCAGTGAACTGGGCTTTGATAAGCTGACCTACAACGGGTTGGCCCGTTCATTATCCATTCAGCCGCAGTCATTGTATCGATATGTGAGTAATTTAGAGGATTTAAAAAGTGGAGTTGTAGCTATCTATATAAAAGGCATGGTCGACTTGATCTACCATGAATTATTAGCATACTCTGGAAAAGACGCGTTACGGAAATTCGCATTATGTATGATTTCATATTCACAATCCAGTCTCAGATTTCCAGATATGGTTGGAGGACTGGCTGAATTCAGCTATACCGAAGCAGTCTCGCAGCAAATGGAAAATTTGCATAATATTTTAGTTGAACTTATTAAAGCCGTTACAAAAGATCAAACGAAGGTTGAACAAAATGAACAATTATTTCTGAGTTATGTACTTGGACATCTGCAACTCATGAATAATGGGGTTGCACCGAAAAAAGTAAATATTCAACAAAACTTTGAAGAGAACATCGAACGATTATCTTCGTTATTTTGAATGGAGGTAAATAACTAAATCCCGTTTGCTGCTCAAGCAGCAAACGGGATTTTTTTCAGTACTAATATTTGCAGTAAGTATTAGGACAAGGAACAATCTTTTTCGAATCCTGCGATTCGAATGCAGCCAGAATGACTGCGAGTGACTTCAGGCCTTCTTCGCCGGAAATGCTCGGTGGTGTGTTCGTTACAATGCTTTCTATGAAAGCATCCATAATGCCGCATGGCACTTGCTTCTCGTTCGTCGCCATCGCACCGACCTGATACTTCTCAACGGAGCCGTCACGAAGCTCGACAATAACCTGATCAACAGGATGCGTATCGATATGCATAACACCATTTCCGCACCACAATACCGTGCTGTTGTCGCCGCCTTTATAATACGTCCAGCTGGCAACTAACGTGCCGACCGCTCCACTCTTCATGCGTAATATGCAGGTCGCGTTATCGTCTACATCGGTTCCTTCTTTGTGCAGCGTGTTCACGAAGACAGCGACTTCAGCCACTTCATCGCCTAGAAGCCAACGGATCAAATCAGATTTGTGAACACCGAGGTCGCCCATTGCGCCCATGATGGCTTCTTCCTTGCGGAAGAAGCCATCAACACTCCAGCGTTCAGGTCCCGGATGGCCGAAGGACGTGCGGAAGGAAAGGACTTTACCCATTTTACCTGTTTGCAAAATTTCTTTGGCCTTTTGGTGGGGCGGCATCAGACGCTGCTCGGTTTTCTCTGTAGATTTTTGACCATCATCCGAGTGCCCAGCTGGATATGGAAGTATGGAAGCGCATTGGTTCCCAAGAGGATGATTCCTGCCAAGACTATTGTCGATGGCTTTCTGGTAACCAGGTGTCCCAGGCGGTTTTCTTTCTCTCCTTTTTTCCTCTTACCATGCTTAGGAAGTTTGTTGCTGCCCTTCACGCTGACTGTGCTCCTTGCTCCCCATTAAAGTAAGTAAGGCAGGAACTATAATAAACGATTTGTCAAATCTATCGGCCCTCTTGAATAATTATGCACAAATTTGCATATTTTATTTTTTATCATTTAAAATGAAAAAATCACAAAACGTATAAATATAATTATTTGAATATTTACTTACCCACAACGACTATACCCACAATTCCCACAAGTCTTACAACCCTCGATATTAATCAGCGAGGCACCGCCGCAAGATGGGCAAAGATCACGAGAAGCCTTCGAGTGATCATGCGCACCATGTCCACCATCGATTGCTGCTGTGGCAGGAACACTTGCTTTCAACTCAGCGTTCAACGCTTCATTGAAATCCTCCAGCTCCAAAGTCGCTGCGATAGGTGCAGGCACATGATCATCCTGAGCGTTGTTCAGTACATGAGTTTCTAGTGCTTTAGCTACAGCATCTGCAATGGATTCAACGCGATTTGCACCAAAGCCGATAGCACCTGATCCGCCAATGCCTTTCAGATGTTTGATCAACAGTTCAACCTTCTCACCATGATCTCCATAACGGAGGAACAAGGAGCAGACACGTCCAAGTGCTTCTGCCATCGCAAAGACGTCAGAACCCGCTTTACCTACATTCAGGAAGATTTCAGCCGGTGTACCATCTAAATCATTGATCGTAATATACGCCATACCAAAAGGTGTGTTGATCTTGTATGTTGCGCCGCGCAGAACCTGCGGACGTTTCTTGTATTGTTTATCCAGCTCTGTAGTCACCTGTGGCGCTGGACTTGCTGCAACAATACTCGCACTTGCTTCAGGAGTTGCTGCAACTTCAACTGCTGGAGCTACCTCTTCAGCTGCAGTTTCTTTCTTATCTTCCTTCTTCGAGGTTTCCAGAACTTGCACATCACGGCTACCATCACGGTAGATCGTAACGCCTTTACAGCCTAGATCGAAGGCCATTTCATAAAGCTCAGCCGTCTCTTCTACTGTGAAGTCAGACGGACAGTTCGCTGTCTTGGAAATCGAGCTATCCACCCAGCGTTGAATTGCAGCTTGCGCACGGATATGATCCTTAGCGGACAAATCCATCGAGGTCACAAAGTACTCTGGCAGCTCTTCACCTGGATGAGCTTCCAGCCATTCTTGAGCGATTGGAACGAACTGCTCATCGTAGCCAAGACGACTTTGACGATAATATTTGAAAGCAAAATATGGCTCAATGCCTGTCGAAGTACCTACCATTGTACCTGTACTGCCTGTAGGCGCTTGTGTAATCACTGTAACGTTACGCATACCATGTTGGCGGATCGCTTCTCCAACCTCTGGATACGCTTCGAGCATATTTTTCATAAACCCGCTCATTAGGTATTTCTCAGTATCAAAAGCAAGGAACGATCCCTTCTCACCAGCAATCTCTGCGGATGCAAGGTACGCTTCACGAGCCATAAAGCCGTAAAGCTTGTCCAGAAACGCCAAAGATTCCGGACTGCCATAACGGATGTTCAATTTGATCATAAGCTCGGCAAGTCCCATCGTTCCGAGACCTACACGGCGTTCGTTCTTCTGATTCGCTTCATTTTCCGGGAAATGATAAGGCGTCTTATCAATGACATTATCCAAGAAACGTACAGAATAACGAGTCGTATTCGCAAGATCTTCCCAGTCTACATCATGATTCTTCTCATCGTAGAACTTAGACAGATTCACAGCCGACAGATTGCAGACTCCCCAGCCTGGCAGTCCTTGTTCTCCACATGGGTTCGTACAAATGATCGGATTAAAGTACCAGCTGTTGGACATCTGATTGTAGTATTCCATGAACACAACGCCAGGCTCAGCGGATTTCCAAGCAGATTCGATAATAGTGCGCCACACATCACGCGCTTTAACGGTGCGATAATGAATAACATTTTTGCCCGCAGCCTTCCATTTGTCGAGATCGCCATCCCACGTATCGTTATAATCAGGGTCTGTCGTATCCGGGAATACGAGATCCCAATCTAAATTTTCTTTAACAGCCTTCATAAAGCTATTGCTCACACATACCGAAAGGTTCGCATTAGTAACCTGACCCATCGTTTGCTTCACTGTAATGAAGTCCTCAACATCTGGATGCCAGTCATTAATCATGAGCATGAGCGCTCCACGACGGCTGCCGCCTTGTTCAATTAGTCCAGTGGTATAGCTAAACAGACCGCCCCAAGATACAGAACCACTAGACGAACCATTTACACCTCTCACAATCGCACGACGCGGACGTAGTGATGATAGGTTAATCCCTACACCGCCACCACGAGCCATAATTTCTGTCATTTCAGCCAATGTCTGCATAATGCCGCCACGGCTATCTTTTGGAGAAGGGATTACATAACAGTTGAACAGTGTTAGTTCTTCACTAGCGCCTGCACCAGCCGCAATACGTCCACCCGGTACGAGCTTCCAATCATCCAGAATCGAACGGAATTTACCTGCCCATTCTTCTTGAAGCTCAGGTGTCTTCTCAACAGAAGCCATAGCTGTAGATAGACGATCCCACATTTCCTCTGGTGTTTTTTCTATATTAAGCGTCAGCTTCTCAACATCTGATTTCACAAGTTCGCCGCTGCGCGTCTTCACGGTTACGATTCGGCCGTTACGCTCTACAATCTCTCCGACTTCCTTCGTTGGAAACTTCGGATCATCCTTTGTTAGAACGAGTACTACATCGCCCACTTTAGCATTGTTGCTGTCGGCATCCTTCCAAGCATAACGATCCAAAAATATTTTTTCACTTAGCCCTTCAAGGCGTTGCTTACGTTCCATGTTACTCAATAAAAAAACCTCCCGCATTGTAGTAAATATTAGTTCCAGTTCAAGTTGTGATCTCCACAACAAAAACTTCCTTACACTTATCTTCCGCCTTACGGGTGTATGTAGGAAGTTCATCTTGTCAATAAAAAATACCAGCTTCGCAGCTTGATAAAAACACATTTTCATGCTTTTGTCACAATATATTGTGTGCGTCAGCTTTTAAACTATACCACATATTGTATCGAAGGTCTTTTTCGAAAATAGAGTCAAGCAGCCGAAATATCGCAAACCATGCCGCGTTTTCTCGCTTTTGCTCTCTTTTTTAAAGGCTATCAAGAAAAATAGAAGGTTATGAATTTTATTGTTTAAGAGCATACTACTCCTACGAATGATGATATGAATTTGCGCCTGAGGAGGCTGTACCATGACGCAATTATTCCGTAATTCTCAACCCCACAAAGGTGGGAAGTCCGCGCCTATACTGCCTGTTCCTCTTTCTTTTGACCGGAATTGGCTACAGGATCTAGAACTCAAGCTAGAAAAAGGCGGTCCGTGGGGAGATTTACGTCTGTCTAAGCTTGCCGTGCAAGGTGAACAAACGGGTCTAGTAACAAGCTTCGATGAGCTGCAATGCATGAAGCATTTATCCGGATTATCCCCTCTTCCTCACCAGCTTGATACCGCGCATAAAGTTCTGTTTGAGATGTCAGGCCGCGCGATTCTTGCAGACGAGGTAGGACTAGGAAAGACGATTGAAGCAGGACTTGTACTTAAGGAATATCTTGTTCGCGGTCTCGTCTCTAAAGTTCTTATTCTGGTACCGGCTTCCCTCGTATTGCAGTGGGTCCGCGAGCTGAATGCCAAGTTTGGCATATCCGCCATTGCACAGAAAAAAGCATACTCCTGGGGAAATGCGATTGTAGTCGCATCTATGGATACCGCCAAACGCGATCCCCATAAAGAAATGCTGCTGGAAAATGAATATGACATGTTGATTATTGATGAAGCACACAAGCTGAAGAATAAAAAATCGACCAATTATCTATTTGTACAGCAATTACGCAAAAAATATTGCCTGCTCCTAACCGCTACTCCCGTACAGAATGATCTGGGCGAGCTGTTTAATTTGATCACTTTACTGAAGCCTGGGCAATTAGGAAATCAGGGCGATTTTGCCACAAATTTCGTCGTTGATAAACGTCAACCTAAGAATGAAGGTCAGCTAAGGGACGAGCTTTCGAAGGTGATGATCCGCAATCGGCGTGGCGAAGGTCCAGTTAACTTCACGAAACGAAAAGTCCGTAATATTCCGCTAGTTCTATCACAGGAAGAAAGAGTATTATATGACGCTGTCACTGCTTTTGTCAAAGACCAGTATCAGGAATCGGGCGGCAATCTTAGCAGCATGCTTTCCTTGGTAACGCTTCAGCGCGAGGTCTGTAGCAGCCGGGATGCCGTGTTTATCACTTTAGTAAATCTGATCAAGAAGCTGCCCGCTGATTCTCCGAAACGCGACCGGATGATGGAGCTATTGCAGACACTCCGAACGGTTAAGACCAACACTAAAGCGGAAACAACGCTATCCCTCATTCAAGAAATGAATGAAAAAGTCATCGTGTTCACGGAGTACCGTGCGACTCAAGAATATTTGCTGCAATATTTCCGCGAACATGGGCTAATGTGTGTTTCTTATTCCGGCGGGATGAACCGTGGTAAAAAAGACTGGATGATGGATCTCTTCCGTGGTCGTGCTCAAGTAATGATCGCAACCGAGGCGGGTGGTGAGGGCATTAACCTGCAGTTCTGCCACCATATGATCAATTTCGATCTCCCTTGGAATCCCATGAGAGTAGAGCAGCGGATTGGACGGGTGCACCGATTAGGTCAGCAAAATGACGTGGTTATTTATAATTTGTCCACACAGGGCACGATTGAAGAACATATCCTGCATCTGCTACACGAGAAGATCAATATGTTCGAAATGGTCATTGGCGGGCTGGATGTGATTCTGGAGCGTTTTGAGAAGAAAGAATCTCTGGAGAAAAGCTTATACAAAATCATGCTCGAATCTCACTCCGATGAAGAGCTGCGAAATGAGCTAGATCATATCGGCGAATCCCTAAGTGAGTTGACTCAGGGTATTAAAAAGGAAAGCGAGACTGCGACATGACCCTCACCTCACAGGAAGTACGTAAACATGTAATGGACTATTTGGAAGCGACAGAATGCTCCATTATTGAAGTATCGCCCATTCACGTAACTGTAAAGCTATCGCCAAGAGCTGACAGAATGCTTACAGACCGTCCTTATTATTGGGGATTCGTGGAGCGTACTGGCGTTGATCCGGAGACACTCTCTTTCACCTTTGTATTTGATCCTGAAAAATACGACAGTCAAGCAGCTATAGAAGCTCCACCAACGGTAAACCGCAGCATCGGAGCATTTAACCCGCCTATTACCGGTAGCCCAGCGATAGGCGCGACAGCTGATGTTGAAGCTAGCACGGATCTATTGAATTCAGAATCACCGGAATCTAATGTGGTTCATGTCCCCTCTTCAAATCCTGAAGATAGCATCCTTGCCCGCTACTTTGGTATTGTTCCAGCACTGCCTCGAATTGGGCCCGGCATGATAAGACGAGAAGATGTCGTCTATGGGAGCAAGCGACTTCAGCAAATTTGGAGTGCTGCCCAAGATGAAGGAAAATGCCTTTACTTATTTGAGGATCCAGGAAGCAGACAGCGGAACACGCTCTTCTCTGCAGCCTATGAACCGTGGCTCGGTGTCTGCTATAAAGTGGAGATGAGCTGTGATTTGAAACGGGAAGAACTTCATTATCTTGGGATATCTCTGACCAAAGGGACCATCATTGATGACTTTAACGCAAAGATATCCTCTCGGGAGATGACACCTCGCTTACCGGAAAATGTGCATATTCAGCCTTATGATTTGACAGTGACAGCCGCTACAGATTTATTGGAAGCTCATCTTACCTCCCAGCTAGCCGAGCTTGATTACACTTGGGCCGAACAGGCACGTGAGCGTCTTAGAATCGAGCTGGCTATCATTGATATTTATTACGGCGAACTGCTGAAAGAGCCTGATGAAGAAAAACGTCTAGGTACTCAAGAGCAGTATAACCGTCGTCGACAAGAGACCATTTGGCAGTATGAGCCGCAAATTGCAGTTTCTGCGGTAACCTATGGACTGTTTCATCTGCGGAGCCTATAGAATGCGACCCCACTCGCTAAAAGCAGGCAAAAAAACAAGAGAACTTCCGCCTTCAGGCGCGACAGTAAGCAACAGTCTTTTTATAGCCTGTCCACTACACTAAAGAGGAAGCTTATACTTTCTGATATTTCAAAAAAAGAAAGGTGAACGACGCCATGAAAATAAGTTTACGGCGGAGGCTGCGACTTGTTGGTCAAGGATGCCTCCTCCTGCTTCTATGCTTCGGACTGTTTGTAGCGAGCTCCAGCGCTCCTTCGGCGCTTGCCGCAACCAGAGTAAGTGTGATCCAATCAGTCACACAGGATGCAATACCTGCGCTGAAGATGAGTACCTTACCCTCTCCCACCACGGTCCAAGAATTCGCTAAGACTACACTGAACAAGCTTGCTGCAGAAGCTCCATTTACAGCCTGGAAGGATGCAGGGATAGAATATTATCCCCTTGGTCCAGGTACTCATAGCTGGCTAGTCAATGTTATGAAGGGCGAAGAGCGGATCGGGTACATGATCATTTCCGCTACCGAAACAGGCGG
This window of the Paenibacillus sp. FSL R10-2734 genome carries:
- a CDS encoding SNF2-related protein, encoding MTQLFRNSQPHKGGKSAPILPVPLSFDRNWLQDLELKLEKGGPWGDLRLSKLAVQGEQTGLVTSFDELQCMKHLSGLSPLPHQLDTAHKVLFEMSGRAILADEVGLGKTIEAGLVLKEYLVRGLVSKVLILVPASLVLQWVRELNAKFGISAIAQKKAYSWGNAIVVASMDTAKRDPHKEMLLENEYDMLIIDEAHKLKNKKSTNYLFVQQLRKKYCLLLTATPVQNDLGELFNLITLLKPGQLGNQGDFATNFVVDKRQPKNEGQLRDELSKVMIRNRRGEGPVNFTKRKVRNIPLVLSQEERVLYDAVTAFVKDQYQESGGNLSSMLSLVTLQREVCSSRDAVFITLVNLIKKLPADSPKRDRMMELLQTLRTVKTNTKAETTLSLIQEMNEKVIVFTEYRATQEYLLQYFREHGLMCVSYSGGMNRGKKDWMMDLFRGRAQVMIATEAGGEGINLQFCHHMINFDLPWNPMRVEQRIGRVHRLGQQNDVVIYNLSTQGTIEEHILHLLHEKINMFEMVIGGLDVILERFEKKESLEKSLYKIMLESHSDEELRNELDHIGESLSELTQGIKKESETAT
- a CDS encoding YqhG family protein translates to MTLTSQEVRKHVMDYLEATECSIIEVSPIHVTVKLSPRADRMLTDRPYYWGFVERTGVDPETLSFTFVFDPEKYDSQAAIEAPPTVNRSIGAFNPPITGSPAIGATADVEASTDLLNSESPESNVVHVPSSNPEDSILARYFGIVPALPRIGPGMIRREDVVYGSKRLQQIWSAAQDEGKCLYLFEDPGSRQRNTLFSAAYEPWLGVCYKVEMSCDLKREELHYLGISLTKGTIIDDFNAKISSREMTPRLPENVHIQPYDLTVTAATDLLEAHLTSQLAELDYTWAEQARERLRIELAIIDIYYGELLKEPDEEKRLGTQEQYNRRRQETIWQYEPQIAVSAVTYGLFHLRSL